CATCGAACTCCTCGATGCCAAAGCCGCTACCAAAAAAACGTCACGACGCAAAACCTCAACGGCCAAAACCACCACCAAGGCCAAAAGCACCGCCAAAGCCAAGACCGCCAAACCTGCTGCCCGTAAAGCGCCGGCAACGACCAAAACCGGGCGTCTTCGCGCAAGTGCCGTGCGCGTCATCCGTCCTGGTGACGCTTAATGCGCGCGCGGTGGTTGCTGATGCCGCTGCTGCTTGCCTTGCAGGCCTGCTCAGGTACCACCTTTGGGGAGAGGCTTGCCGATAGCTTCGATTCACCAGCCGCACCCGCCGCGGCCGAGGAGACAGCAAGTTCCAAGGTGAAGCAGGAAGCAAAATCCGCAGTAAAGGAGCAGGAGAGAGCTGAAGACCAGCCCGTCAAAAACAAGGCGACAGCTGCAAAAACACCTGAAGCGAAAACATCCGAAGCGAAAACATCGGAGCCGGAAGACGAGGAGACAGATCCTTCGGAAGCGAAGACTCCGCAGGAAAAGACCAACGTCCAACCCAACCCAATACCCGCCGAGCCTCGGCCCTATCGCATCACAATTCGATTGGCTGCCGCTGATCCTGCAGCACCAGCGGAAAGTGTCACGGATGCCTTACGCCGCGCCGGAATTAGCTTCGAAGTCGAAACGATTGAGAAAATCCCTTCGCTTCAAACCTCAAAAAAAGCCGCTAGCGACAGCCCAGGACAGCTTTAAACGTGATGGAACCGCAACTCAGCCGTCGACAGGCTCTACGCATGATGGAGGCCTCTTACCTCGCGGCGGCGGCAGCCTTGATTTGGCTGGCTCTGTATTACCTGCCGATCGGTGGAGCCCTGTTCCGTCTTGCCCTCCCTCTGCCCCTGGCGCTGCTTCTCGTGCGTCGGGGCAGTCGGGCTGGGCTGGAAGGAGTCATTGTAGCGATTCTGCTGCTGGTGGTGCTGATGGGTCCTCTGCGCGGGCCGCTGATGCTGTTTCCCTACGGAATGCTGTCGCTCTGGCTCGGGTGGTGCTGGCAGAAAAAGGTGAGCTGGTGGATCAGCTGGGGGCTTGGTGTCGTCATTGGAGCTGCTGGATTTCTCGTGAGGGTGGTCGCGCTGTCCCTGATGGTGGGCGAGAACCTTTGGGTCGTGATCACCAGAGCCGGAGCCGGACTGCTCGATCGTGTCCTCGAGTTGCTGCAGCTGCCCCTCGCCCCAGATCTGCTGTTGGTGCAAGCCATGGCCATCACGCTCGTTGTGGTGCAGCAGCTGGTTTATGTGCTGGCTCTCCACGCTTTGGCCTACTGGATCTTTCCCCGTCTCCAAGCTCCGATTCCTGAACCTCCTCCCCTGCTCCATGGCCTGGTCGCCCTCGACCCTCTTTGAGCACCCGGCGGGATGCACCCGCCTTTCCGGTCCAGCATCGGAGTTTTGGTCGGGTGCTATCCACCGCTTTTGGTCTGATCCCGAACCCGCTCCCGATCTTTTACTCCTGCTGTCCT
This portion of the Synechococcus sp. ROS8604 genome encodes:
- a CDS encoding DUF2232 domain-containing protein; translated protein: MEPQLSRRQALRMMEASYLAAAAALIWLALYYLPIGGALFRLALPLPLALLLVRRGSRAGLEGVIVAILLLVVLMGPLRGPLMLFPYGMLSLWLGWCWQKKVSWWISWGLGVVIGAAGFLVRVVALSLMVGENLWVVITRAGAGLLDRVLELLQLPLAPDLLLVQAMAITLVVVQQLVYVLALHALAYWIFPRLQAPIPEPPPLLHGLVALDPL